The sequence CTTCCGCTAAAAGATCAAGCTAAAGTGATTGATGAAATTTTAGATGAACGGTTGAATCTGCTATTACCTCGGTTAATGGAGAAAACAGGAATTGACATGTGGGTAATGATTACACGTGAGTACAATGAAGACCCGATTGTAAAAACTTTTTTACCTGCAACCTGGATCAGTGCCCGAAGAACCACCATGTTGGTATTTTATTATAATCCAGAAACAAAAGAATATACCAAATCTGCTGTTGCCAGATACAATGTAGGGAATACTATCAAAGCAGCATGGGACATGACGAAATATCCCGACCAATACGAAGCATTAATGGCAATTATACAAAAACACCAGCCTAAAAAAATTGGCATCAATACTTCTGCAAGCTTCGGACATGCGGATGGATTAGACCATACTGCTTACGAGCAATTCATGCAAAAGTTACCGGTAAAATTTAAAACAGGAGTTGTATCGGCGGAACCTTTGGCAGTTGCCTGGCTGGAAACGAGAACTGAAAGAGAAATGCAGATTTATCCGCAGGTGATAGAAATTAGCAAAGCCATCATTGCAGAAGGATTCAGCAGCAAAGTAATTACTCCGGGTATCACCAGTTCTGAAGACCTGGTTTGGTGGTACAGACAAAAAATAAACCAATTGGGATTAAGCACCTGGTTTCATCCTTCCGTAGAAATACAACGCAATGACGCAACCGTATTTGATCATTTAACAGCATTCAGCAATAAGGGATATGATGCCAAAAACATCATTCAGCAAGGCGACTTGCTGCATGTAGATTTTGGGATTACCTATTTAAGACTAAACTCTGATAT is a genomic window of Sediminibacterium sp. TEGAF015 containing:
- a CDS encoding aminopeptidase P family protein, whose protein sequence is MSRIIRKSFLLSCLLLITSLQIEAQQVLPLKDQAKVIDEILDERLNLLLPRLMEKTGIDMWVMITREYNEDPIVKTFLPATWISARRTTMLVFYYNPETKEYTKSAVARYNVGNTIKAAWDMTKYPDQYEALMAIIQKHQPKKIGINTSASFGHADGLDHTAYEQFMQKLPVKFKTGVVSAEPLAVAWLETRTEREMQIYPQVIEISKAIIAEGFSSKVITPGITSSEDLVWWYRQKINQLGLSTWFHPSVEIQRNDATVFDHLTAFSNKGYDAKNIIQQGDLLHVDFGITYLRLNSDIQEHAYVLKPGEKDAPDYLKNALAAGNRLQDILTNQFALLKSGNAILKDALAQAKKEGINATIYTHPIGSHGHAAGPTIGIWDMQNGVPGSGDYPMYYHTAYSIELNAAVEIKEWKKSIRIMLEQDGYYDQSGFRYISGRQTKLHLVGNASWQ